A single genomic interval of Vicinamibacteria bacterium harbors:
- the nqrF gene encoding NADH:ubiquinone reductase (Na(+)-transporting) subunit F, whose product TFIKELVLELPPGEEVPFRAGGYIQIERPPGTVAYKDFQIEKRFRGDWDKFDMWRFVSTMAEDEEVVRAYSMANYPEEKGIIMLNVRIASPPPRMPDVPPGKMSSYMFSLEPGDPVTISGPYGEFFAKDTEAEMIYIGGGAGMAPMRSHIFDLFKRVGTKRKVSFWYGARSLREAFYVEDFDGIAAANDNFEWHLALSEPLPEDQWTGKTGFIHQVLYDHYLKDHPNPEDVEYYICGPPLMLKACLEMLDGLGVEPENILFDDFG is encoded by the coding sequence GACGTTCATCAAGGAGCTGGTGCTCGAGCTTCCTCCAGGCGAGGAGGTGCCCTTTCGTGCCGGCGGCTATATCCAGATCGAGCGTCCGCCGGGCACGGTGGCGTACAAGGACTTCCAGATCGAGAAGAGGTTCCGGGGCGATTGGGACAAGTTCGATATGTGGCGCTTCGTTTCGACAATGGCGGAAGACGAGGAGGTCGTTCGCGCCTACTCCATGGCGAATTACCCCGAGGAGAAGGGAATCATCATGCTCAACGTGCGCATCGCTTCCCCTCCTCCCCGTATGCCCGACGTCCCGCCGGGAAAAATGTCTTCCTATATGTTCTCGCTCGAGCCTGGCGACCCGGTGACCATTTCCGGACCTTATGGGGAGTTTTTCGCCAAGGACACCGAAGCCGAGATGATTTACATCGGTGGCGGAGCGGGGATGGCGCCGATGCGCTCGCATATCTTCGACTTGTTCAAGCGCGTCGGGACCAAGCGTAAGGTCTCCTTCTGGTATGGGGCGCGAAGCCTGCGGGAGGCTTTCTACGTCGAGGACTTCGACGGCATCGCCGCGGCTAACGACAACTTCGAATGGCATCTCGCGCTGTCGGAGCCCCTTCCCGAGGACCAGTGGACGGGGAAGACGGGCTTCATCCACCAGGTCCTGTACGATCACTATCTCAAGGATCACCCGAACCCCGAGGACGTCGAATACTACATCTGCGGTCCCCCCCTGATGCTGAAGGCCTGCCTCGAGATGCTCGATGGCCTCGGCGTGGAGCCCGAGAATATTCTCTTCGACGATTTCGGCTAG